From Pseudarthrobacter equi, a single genomic window includes:
- a CDS encoding DUF4383 domain-containing protein, translating into MAASTLTRAARSGLQWASLSAGILLLAAGVLGFIPGVTHNLHHLGFAGPGSGAELFGKFQVSVLHNLLHGAFGASGILMCRTHRHARSFFIYGGVAHLALWVYGLLVADDTPANFLPANHPDNVLHLSLGLGMVFLAVLLSPRTPKATAPNREHHQGAP; encoded by the coding sequence GTGGCAGCAAGTACCCTAACCCGGGCTGCCCGCTCAGGGCTGCAATGGGCCTCGCTTTCCGCAGGCATCCTGCTCCTGGCTGCGGGTGTGCTCGGGTTCATCCCGGGCGTCACCCACAATCTCCACCACCTCGGTTTTGCCGGGCCTGGCTCGGGCGCCGAACTCTTCGGCAAATTCCAGGTATCCGTGCTCCACAATCTGCTGCACGGGGCATTCGGAGCCTCAGGAATCCTGATGTGCCGGACCCACCGGCACGCCCGCAGCTTCTTCATATACGGCGGCGTGGCCCACCTTGCCCTCTGGGTCTACGGACTGCTGGTGGCCGATGACACCCCGGCCAACTTCCTTCCGGCCAACCACCCGGACAACGTCCTGCACCTCAGCCTCGGACTGGGCATGGTTTTTCTTGCCGTCCTGCTGTCGCCGCGCACCCCGAAAGCCACCGCACCCAATCGAGAGCACCATCAAGGAGCACCATGA
- a CDS encoding iron-containing redox enzyme family protein, translating into MKFPSPKGPVSSALRAVLSGRPEDAAEDLDLLHRLAAAQLAETTDIISDDDLQLTLFCLYELHYSGLGGVTDEWEWEPDLLRVRRLLEKPFEAALRSAAHETVAGLEFQPADNPTSDQVAQVLFTLASSDTGPSVSRYVARKASLDQLKEFLIHKSIYQLKEADPHTWAIPRLTGRPKAALVEIQADEYGGGRPERMHSVLFARSMRGLGLDDRYGAYIDTIPAISLAAVNLMSMCGLNRRLRGAITGHLAIYEMTSSQPNRFDANGFRRHGFGTDVTHYFDEHVEADAVHEQIAGRDLAGGLVEAEPALLDDVLFGAAAAMAVDARMSVHLLAAWDSGRTSLRASEPAAA; encoded by the coding sequence ATGAAATTCCCCTCCCCGAAAGGCCCCGTCAGCAGTGCCTTGCGCGCCGTCCTGTCCGGACGCCCGGAGGACGCTGCCGAGGACCTGGATCTCCTCCACCGGCTCGCCGCCGCGCAGTTGGCGGAGACCACGGACATCATCAGCGATGACGACCTTCAGCTGACCCTCTTTTGCCTGTACGAATTGCACTACTCCGGCCTGGGTGGCGTGACTGACGAGTGGGAGTGGGAACCGGACCTCCTGCGGGTGCGGAGGCTGCTCGAAAAACCGTTCGAAGCCGCTCTGCGCTCCGCCGCCCACGAAACGGTGGCAGGCCTGGAATTCCAGCCGGCGGACAATCCGACGAGTGACCAGGTAGCCCAGGTGCTGTTCACCCTGGCGTCCTCCGATACCGGACCCAGCGTCTCCCGGTACGTCGCTCGCAAGGCCAGCCTGGACCAGCTCAAGGAATTCCTGATCCACAAGTCGATCTACCAGCTGAAGGAAGCCGACCCGCACACGTGGGCGATCCCGCGGCTGACAGGCCGGCCCAAGGCGGCCCTCGTCGAAATCCAGGCTGACGAGTACGGTGGCGGCCGTCCCGAGCGCATGCACAGCGTACTCTTTGCCCGCAGCATGCGCGGCCTGGGCCTGGACGACCGCTACGGGGCCTACATTGACACCATTCCCGCCATATCCCTGGCTGCGGTGAACCTGATGTCCATGTGCGGACTGAACCGGCGGTTGCGCGGTGCCATCACGGGGCACCTGGCCATTTACGAGATGACCTCGTCGCAGCCCAACCGTTTTGACGCCAACGGCTTCCGCCGGCATGGCTTCGGCACTGACGTCACCCACTATTTCGATGAACACGTCGAAGCCGACGCCGTGCACGAGCAGATTGCCGGGCGGGACCTCGCCGGAGGCCTCGTCGAAGCCGAACCTGCGCTGTTGGACGATGTCCTTTTCGGCGCTGCAGCGGCAATGGCCGTCGATGCCAGGATGTCCGTCCACCTGTTGGCCGCCTGGGACAGCGGCCGGACCTCCCTGCGGGCATCAGAACCGGCCGCCGCATGA
- the mnhG gene encoding monovalent cation/H(+) antiporter subunit G has protein sequence MTPDLTSLDGWIDVVSAVFMVVGAIMSLGAAIGLLRFPDLLSRMHAATKPQVLGLFLLLASIGLQMRTWWVWPVLVVAWIFQLLTVPVSAHMVGRAGYRTKHLHRELLTSDELDAVVQKAAAQAAREDGEDDGSSR, from the coding sequence ATGACCCCGGACCTGACCAGCCTGGACGGCTGGATTGACGTGGTATCTGCCGTGTTCATGGTGGTGGGAGCCATCATGTCCCTGGGCGCCGCCATCGGCCTGCTGCGCTTCCCGGACCTCCTGAGCCGCATGCACGCCGCCACCAAGCCGCAGGTGCTGGGACTGTTCCTGCTGCTGGCCTCCATTGGGCTGCAGATGCGCACGTGGTGGGTGTGGCCGGTCCTGGTGGTTGCCTGGATCTTCCAGCTGCTGACGGTTCCCGTGTCCGCCCACATGGTGGGCCGCGCCGGGTACCGGACCAAGCACCTGCACCGGGAACTGCTCACCTCGGACGAGCTTGACGCGGTAGTGCAGAAAGCCGCCGCCCAGGCCGCCCGTGAGGACGGCGAGGACGACGGCTCATCCCGCTGA
- a CDS encoding CDGSH iron-sulfur domain-containing protein has protein sequence MKQDQPESSIVVCPDGPLIVRGDFEIVTTSGDPVPRDRRTVALCRCGASAIKPYCDGTHKFIKFRSDPSLPEPPLPPNS, from the coding sequence ATGAAGCAGGACCAGCCAGAGAGCTCGATCGTGGTTTGCCCGGACGGTCCACTGATCGTCCGCGGTGATTTCGAAATCGTCACGACATCCGGCGACCCCGTCCCCCGGGACCGCAGGACGGTTGCACTGTGCAGGTGCGGCGCATCGGCCATCAAGCCGTACTGCGACGGCACACACAAATTCATCAAGTTCCGCTCCGACCCCTCCCTCCCGGAGCCGCCCCTGCCGCCGAACAGTTGA
- a CDS encoding ECF transporter S component, whose product MTTSAIKKPASRSWRVVDIVVAALIAIAGGVIFWAWSQGTAAISAPMNAAYPPLTGLLAGGWMIPAVLGMLIIRKPGAALFCETVAATGELLMGSQYGASVLFSGFVQGLGAEIIFAIFVYRKFNLPVSLLAGAAAGLFCGLNDSFAPWGWNIAYSGGDKLAYIAFTVVSGAIIAGALAWIATRGLARTGVLSSFASRKAATEPVFS is encoded by the coding sequence ATGACTACTTCAGCAATCAAAAAGCCCGCCAGCAGGTCCTGGCGCGTCGTGGACATTGTGGTGGCGGCCCTGATCGCCATCGCCGGCGGCGTCATCTTCTGGGCCTGGTCCCAGGGAACCGCCGCAATTTCCGCGCCGATGAACGCGGCCTACCCGCCCCTCACCGGCCTCCTGGCCGGGGGATGGATGATCCCTGCGGTCCTGGGCATGCTCATCATCCGCAAGCCCGGCGCCGCCCTGTTCTGCGAGACGGTCGCCGCCACCGGCGAACTGCTCATGGGCTCCCAGTACGGCGCCTCCGTGCTGTTCTCCGGGTTCGTCCAGGGCCTGGGTGCCGAGATCATTTTCGCCATCTTCGTCTACCGGAAATTCAACCTCCCGGTCTCCCTGCTGGCCGGTGCCGCGGCGGGCCTCTTCTGCGGCCTGAACGACTCCTTCGCGCCGTGGGGCTGGAACATCGCCTACTCTGGCGGTGACAAGCTCGCGTACATCGCCTTCACCGTTGTTTCCGGGGCCATCATCGCCGGCGCGCTCGCCTGGATCGCCACCCGTGGCCTTGCCCGGACCGGCGTGCTGAGCTCCTTTGCATCCCGGAAGGCCGCTACGGAGCCCGTCTTCTCCTGA
- a CDS encoding DUF4235 domain-containing protein yields MNLLIKLLGTGVSLGAGFAGTKLVNTIWEKTTGNKPPTGKGEDVPTSLRSALTFALISAFVSTIIQVLANRGTQRAITRFAKTQDIV; encoded by the coding sequence ATGAACCTTCTCATCAAGCTGCTCGGCACCGGCGTAAGCCTGGGTGCAGGATTTGCCGGCACCAAGCTGGTCAACACCATCTGGGAAAAGACCACCGGCAACAAGCCGCCCACCGGCAAGGGCGAGGACGTCCCCACCAGCCTTCGCTCGGCCCTGACGTTCGCACTGATTTCTGCGTTCGTCAGCACCATCATCCAGGTCCTGGCCAACCGCGGCACGCAGCGCGCCATCACCCGTTTCGCCAAGACGCAGGACATCGTCTAA
- a CDS encoding Na+/H+ antiporter subunit E codes for MSRRRISLRQELPLLVWLVIVWGALWQDFSPGNLLFGALLAIAVARLFYLPPVELSGRFNVRHAIPFALMFLGRVVVASFQILYLAAVRGPKVHNAVVAVTLRSHQDLIVTATGHVISLIPGSLVVEVDRSTSTLYLHAINISSAEDVENLRNEVRDIEARLIRIMGTNEELAIVRAEAAA; via the coding sequence ATGAGCCGCCGCCGTATCTCCCTGCGCCAGGAGCTTCCGCTCCTCGTCTGGCTGGTCATCGTCTGGGGCGCCCTCTGGCAGGACTTCAGCCCCGGCAACCTGCTGTTCGGGGCGCTGCTGGCCATCGCCGTCGCCCGGCTGTTCTACTTGCCGCCCGTGGAGCTCAGCGGACGCTTCAACGTCCGGCACGCCATCCCCTTCGCGCTGATGTTCCTGGGCCGGGTGGTGGTGGCCAGTTTCCAGATCCTCTACCTCGCCGCCGTCCGCGGACCCAAAGTGCACAACGCTGTGGTTGCCGTGACGCTGCGGAGCCACCAGGACCTCATCGTCACCGCCACCGGGCACGTGATCTCGCTGATCCCGGGCTCGCTGGTGGTGGAAGTGGACCGGTCAACCTCCACCCTGTACCTGCACGCCATCAACATCAGCTCCGCCGAGGACGTGGAAAACCTGCGCAATGAAGTGCGTGACATCGAAGCCAGACTCATCCGGATCATGGGCACCAACGAAGAACTCGCCATCGTTCGGGCGGAGGCCGCAGCATGA
- a CDS encoding heme-degrading domain-containing protein: MTANPPDVTDYDPDSADAQPEGSLQALIGRIEAEIRELQFPGFSPDDALNLGLLLVELGKERNLPIAIDITKGEQVLFHAALPGATPDNEHWVRAKQRTAARYEVPSLLVGLRGRAGGGRIEDNAWFDQSRYAAHGGAFPVYVTRVGAVATVTVSGLPQVADHHLVVEAMRGVLGTSGSAAEG; the protein is encoded by the coding sequence ATGACTGCCAACCCGCCAGATGTGACTGACTACGATCCCGACTCCGCCGACGCCCAGCCGGAAGGTTCCCTCCAGGCCCTCATCGGCCGGATTGAGGCGGAGATCAGGGAACTGCAGTTCCCCGGCTTTTCGCCGGATGACGCGCTTAACCTTGGCCTGCTCCTGGTGGAGCTCGGCAAAGAGCGGAATCTTCCCATCGCCATCGACATCACCAAAGGCGAGCAGGTCCTCTTCCACGCTGCGCTCCCCGGAGCCACCCCGGACAACGAACACTGGGTCCGCGCGAAGCAGCGCACGGCCGCCCGCTACGAGGTGCCGTCATTGCTTGTGGGCCTGCGCGGCCGGGCCGGTGGCGGGCGGATCGAGGACAATGCGTGGTTCGACCAGTCCCGCTACGCTGCGCACGGCGGTGCATTCCCGGTCTACGTCACGCGCGTGGGCGCGGTTGCCACGGTGACCGTGTCCGGGCTTCCTCAGGTAGCGGACCACCACCTGGTGGTGGAAGCGATGCGCGGGGTGCTGGGTACTTCGGGGTCGGCGGCCGAAGGCTAA
- a CDS encoding monovalent cation/H+ antiporter complex subunit F: MMQVVLAVTAVILSLAAGGAIIRIARGPSLLDRVLASDVLLAILGAALCIDMAVNRHLNNLMLVVAISVIGFIGSVTVARFVADRREHPSEP, encoded by the coding sequence ATGATGCAGGTGGTCCTGGCCGTCACGGCCGTCATCCTCTCGCTCGCCGCCGGCGGGGCAATCATCCGGATCGCCCGCGGCCCGTCGCTGCTGGACCGGGTGCTTGCCTCGGACGTCCTGCTGGCCATCCTGGGCGCGGCGCTGTGCATTGACATGGCCGTGAACCGGCACCTGAACAACCTGATGCTGGTGGTGGCCATCTCCGTGATCGGCTTCATCGGCTCAGTGACCGTTGCACGCTTCGTGGCCGACCGGCGGGAGCACCCCAGTGAGCCCTGA